The following proteins come from a genomic window of unidentified bacterial endosymbiont:
- a CDS encoding PDDEXK nuclease domain-containing protein translates to MDSQAVVELLSSKLISDISQLIDEAKTGLAATVNSSLTLLYWRIGQRIQAEVLNGERAEYGEQIVITVAKRLEIEQGRGFSTKNLRHMLRFAEMFKDEAIVYALSRQLSWTHFRTLIYIEDPLKREFYLEMCRSEGWSTRILQGRLDSMLFERTALSRKPDELLITELAALRDKGALSHNLVLKDPYLLDFLGLRDRYLEKDLEDAILRELENFLLELGAGFSFVARQKRLQIDNNDFYIDLLFYNRRLKRLVAIELKLGEFKAADKGQMELYLRWLAKHEREQDELPPLGIILCTGKNHEQIELLELDQSGIHVAEYLTGLPYRQLLEQKLHEAVSLSKARLENRNDN, encoded by the coding sequence ATGGACTCACAAGCTGTAGTGGAGCTGTTATCTTCCAAGCTTATTAGTGACATCAGTCAATTGATCGATGAAGCCAAAACCGGACTAGCTGCTACTGTCAATTCGTCTTTAACCCTGCTTTATTGGCGAATCGGACAACGGATACAGGCTGAAGTTCTCAATGGTGAACGGGCTGAATATGGTGAGCAAATCGTTATAACGGTGGCTAAACGACTGGAAATCGAACAGGGACGGGGATTTAGCACAAAAAATTTGCGGCATATGCTGCGTTTTGCTGAGATGTTTAAGGATGAAGCAATTGTCTACGCACTGAGTAGACAATTGAGTTGGACTCATTTTCGCACTCTGATCTACATTGAGGATCCGCTTAAACGCGAATTTTATCTTGAGATGTGCCGCAGTGAAGGCTGGAGCACTCGTATCTTACAAGGGCGCCTTGACTCCATGTTATTCGAGCGCACTGCGCTTTCGCGTAAGCCTGATGAACTACTGATCACTGAGCTTGCGGCATTGCGGGATAAAGGCGCTCTGAGCCATAATCTTGTACTAAAAGATCCCTATCTTCTTGATTTTCTGGGTTTAAGGGATCGTTACCTAGAAAAAGACCTTGAAGACGCTATATTGCGTGAATTGGAAAATTTTCTTCTGGAGCTAGGTGCTGGCTTTAGTTTCGTCGCCCGTCAAAAACGACTACAAATCGATAATAATGATTTTTATATCGATCTCTTATTCTACAACCGTCGTCTGAAGCGACTCGTTGCCATTGAATTAAAGCTAGGTGAATTTAAGGCGGCTGACAAAGGCCAAATGGAACTCTATTTGCGCTGGCTTGCAAAGCATGAACGAGAGCAGGATGAGTTGCCTCCTTTAGGTATCATCTTGTGCACGGGTAAAAACCATGAACAGATTGAATTACTGGAACTGGATCAAAGCGGTATTCATGTTGCCGAATACTTGACGGGCTTACCTTACAGACAACTCCTTGAGCAAAAGCTCCATGAGGCAGTGAGCTTGTCAAAGGCACGGCTTGAAAATAGAAATGATAATTAA